A single window of Acidobacteriota bacterium DNA harbors:
- a CDS encoding ornithine cyclodeaminase family protein, giving the protein MAYPILIISQKEIITRFSIQEAIDMVEQAFANHEKGNDILPKKLIFQVPGGISACMASMLPDLDVLAMKLGQGREENPKRNLPNILSQISLFDPDTGKPLALMDGSWVTGLRTGASAAVAVKHLARNDVRTLGILGAGYQGRHALRAAVQVRSFEEIRVYDSFPKALESYVAELSEELGRPVEPVRLPQDLVVNSDVIITCTNTTVPIVQKDWLRPGMHFSCMGADQAWKQELANGVHTRCTIFGDHIEQICHLGEVSEPLEKGHIDRDDIRGTLGQVINGTVEGRTSDDEITLFDGTGMAIQDAAVARRIYDLAAEEEFGIWAEL; this is encoded by the coding sequence GTGGCTTACCCGATTCTGATCATCAGCCAGAAGGAGATCATCACACGATTCAGCATCCAAGAGGCCATCGACATGGTCGAACAGGCCTTCGCCAATCATGAGAAGGGAAACGACATCCTTCCCAAGAAACTCATCTTCCAGGTCCCGGGCGGCATCAGCGCCTGCATGGCCAGCATGCTCCCGGACCTGGACGTGCTGGCCATGAAGCTGGGACAGGGCCGGGAGGAGAACCCGAAGCGGAACCTGCCCAACATCCTTTCCCAGATCTCGCTGTTCGATCCCGACACTGGAAAGCCTCTGGCCCTGATGGACGGGTCCTGGGTGACCGGGCTCAGAACCGGAGCCTCGGCGGCGGTGGCCGTCAAGCACCTGGCCCGGAACGACGTTCGGACGCTGGGAATCCTGGGAGCCGGATATCAGGGAAGGCACGCCCTGAGAGCCGCCGTCCAGGTCCGGTCCTTTGAGGAGATCCGGGTCTACGACTCCTTTCCCAAAGCCCTGGAAAGCTACGTTGCCGAGCTCTCCGAGGAACTTGGCCGACCGGTGGAGCCGGTCCGCCTCCCGCAGGATCTGGTCGTGAACAGCGACGTCATCATCACCTGCACCAATACGACCGTCCCTATCGTTCAGAAGGACTGGTTACGGCCCGGGATGCACTTCTCCTGCATGGGGGCCGATCAGGCCTGGAAACAGGAATTGGCCAATGGAGTGCATACGCGATGCACCATCTTCGGCGACCACATCGAGCAGATCTGCCATCTGGGCGAGGTCTCGGAGCCGCTGGAGAAGGGCCATATCGACCGGGACGACATCCGGGGAACTCTGGGCCAGGTGATCAACGGCACCGTTGAGGGCCGCACGTCCGACGACGAGATCACCCTCTTCGACGGGACCGGAATGGCCATCCAGGACGCGGCCGTCGCCCGCCGCATCTACGATCTGGCCGCCGAGGAAGAATTCGGGATCTGGGCCGAGCTCTGA
- a CDS encoding pyridoxal phosphate-dependent aminotransferase, with the protein MPRRSVVDLPPSSIRMMFNEAAGKEDVVHLSIGQPDFSTPGPVIDAMVQALHDGKTRYALDSGVPEFREAIGGYYERTQGVQVHPEEILVTDGAVEAITLTLQAFISPGDEVILLEPAFVVYAPFIQMIGGVPVSVVTRVEDGYIPDPSAVEAAVTPRTRMILVNSPCNPTGSTYPVEVLRELAAVARRHGLLLGSDEVYEQLVYDHEGNYPSMLTLEPDRNRLFVFHSLSKTYAMTGIRVGWVVTGNSNWRLLQKLHTFTTTVANTPGQWAGIEALTGDQSFISPMVSEYRERRNLALDLLRDIPHLSSYTPGGAFYIFPRYDLDLDADTFCLRLLEEARVCCIPGTGFGDSCRRAFRISYAVGPDTIREGLRRIRQWLTRF; encoded by the coding sequence ATGCCAAGAAGAAGTGTCGTCGATCTTCCGCCCTCCAGTATCCGCATGATGTTCAACGAGGCTGCGGGGAAGGAAGACGTGGTTCATCTCTCCATCGGGCAACCCGATTTCTCGACTCCCGGTCCGGTCATCGACGCCATGGTGCAGGCCCTTCACGATGGGAAGACCCGCTACGCACTGGACTCGGGCGTTCCCGAATTCCGGGAGGCCATCGGCGGCTACTATGAGAGAACCCAGGGCGTTCAAGTCCATCCCGAAGAGATCCTGGTCACCGACGGCGCCGTGGAGGCCATCACCCTGACGCTGCAGGCCTTCATCAGTCCCGGCGACGAAGTCATCCTGCTGGAACCCGCTTTCGTTGTCTACGCTCCGTTCATTCAAATGATCGGAGGGGTGCCCGTCTCCGTGGTGACCCGAGTCGAAGACGGATATATACCGGATCCCAGTGCGGTCGAAGCCGCCGTCACTCCCCGAACCAGGATGATCCTGGTCAACTCCCCCTGCAATCCGACCGGGTCGACTTATCCGGTGGAGGTACTCCGGGAGCTGGCCGCGGTGGCGCGGAGGCATGGCCTGCTGCTGGGTTCCGACGAAGTCTATGAGCAGTTGGTTTACGACCACGAGGGAAACTACCCCTCCATGCTCACGCTGGAGCCCGACCGGAACCGTCTGTTCGTGTTCCACAGCCTGTCCAAGACCTACGCCATGACCGGCATCCGGGTCGGCTGGGTGGTGACCGGAAATTCCAATTGGCGGCTCCTGCAGAAGCTCCACACCTTTACCACAACCGTGGCCAACACTCCGGGCCAGTGGGCCGGAATCGAGGCTCTGACCGGAGATCAGAGCTTCATTTCCCCCATGGTTTCCGAGTACCGGGAGCGGCGCAATCTGGCCCTGGATCTGCTTCGAGACATCCCGCATCTCTCCAGTTACACCCCCGGAGGGGCCTTCTACATCTTTCCCAGGTACGATCTGGACCTGGATGCGGATACGTTTTGCCTGCGCCTCCTGGAGGAGGCGCGAGTCTGTTGCATTCCCGGAACCGGCTTCGGCGATTCTTGCCGCCGGGCTTTTCGAATCTCATACGCCGTGGGTCCGGACACCATCCGGGAGGGACTCAGGAGGATACGACAGTGGCTTACCCGATTCTGA
- a CDS encoding ankyrin repeat domain-containing protein produces the protein MILGLLASNTLAAGQDQELNAALIGAAVEGRTDQVAALLDRGASVLVRDPDGLNPLMYAAMGGNEQTVLLLLSRGSELEARTRDGATALMIGSGSGHEGAVRALLEAGADLRATDASGHTPLVWGVLGGSAGVVRTLIAAGAGPDAGDKTGWTVLMRASSQGDLPVVEALLEGGAKVGTRSRDNWTALALALFEGHGRTAALLVRHGADVDEVDVNGIPLLMHAASGGKTEAARFLLAHGAATGFRDKEGNGPLAAAAYHGFAPIAEALIRAGASVDSSDSQGRTPLIQAASQGKADVVKALLDAGADPRIKSNRGQTALDLAVWYDHTKVIEALLPVGEGADAPDEAGRTLLVHAALEGNEATVKVLLGRGADPDRPDREGRTPLIYAALHGHAEVARQLIDGGARLDSRSNEGWTALGLALSQDRVAIIDALLAAGVDVNSVAPGGQSFLGMAAYRGRIESVRKLLKRGARVGTRGAGGQTALAFAAHQGLPEIARMLLDQGAAPDVQDDSGRTPLMQAAWNGHAEVAELLLDRKAGIDLQDREGVTALALAASRGQTDLVRLLLSRGADAGIRNHQGRTPLMLAQAEGRKVTARLLQEQQ, from the coding sequence TTGATTCTCGGCCTTCTGGCGTCCAACACCCTCGCCGCCGGTCAGGACCAGGAGCTCAATGCGGCCCTGATCGGGGCCGCCGTGGAAGGCCGCACGGATCAGGTCGCGGCGTTGCTGGACCGGGGCGCCAGCGTTTTGGTCCGGGACCCGGATGGGTTGAATCCGCTCATGTACGCCGCCATGGGCGGGAATGAACAGACCGTCCTCCTGCTTCTCTCCCGGGGTTCGGAACTGGAAGCCAGGACCCGGGACGGCGCCACCGCTTTGATGATCGGTTCCGGCTCCGGTCACGAGGGCGCGGTTCGAGCCCTGCTGGAGGCGGGAGCGGACCTGCGCGCCACCGACGCCAGTGGGCATACGCCGTTGGTCTGGGGAGTCCTGGGAGGAAGCGCGGGAGTGGTCCGGACCCTGATTGCGGCCGGGGCCGGACCCGACGCGGGGGACAAGACGGGCTGGACCGTCCTGATGCGGGCTTCATCCCAGGGCGATCTCCCTGTGGTGGAGGCGCTGCTCGAAGGAGGAGCCAAGGTCGGGACCCGGAGCCGTGACAACTGGACGGCTCTCGCCCTGGCTCTGTTCGAGGGCCACGGACGAACGGCCGCCCTGCTGGTCCGCCATGGTGCGGATGTCGATGAGGTGGACGTCAACGGCATACCGCTCCTGATGCATGCGGCGTCGGGGGGGAAGACCGAAGCGGCTCGGTTCCTGCTGGCTCACGGCGCTGCCACCGGCTTCCGGGATAAGGAGGGCAATGGCCCACTGGCGGCGGCGGCCTACCATGGCTTCGCCCCCATCGCCGAGGCTCTGATCCGGGCGGGCGCGTCGGTGGACAGCAGCGACAGCCAGGGCCGGACTCCTTTGATTCAGGCGGCTTCCCAGGGGAAGGCGGATGTGGTCAAGGCGCTGCTCGACGCCGGCGCGGATCCGCGCATCAAGTCCAATCGGGGCCAGACGGCTCTGGACCTGGCGGTCTGGTACGACCACACGAAGGTCATCGAAGCGCTGCTCCCGGTCGGGGAAGGGGCCGATGCGCCCGACGAAGCGGGCCGCACCCTGCTGGTTCATGCGGCTCTGGAAGGGAACGAGGCGACGGTCAAGGTCCTGCTGGGCAGAGGGGCCGATCCGGACCGGCCCGACCGGGAGGGGAGGACGCCCCTCATCTACGCCGCCCTCCATGGCCATGCCGAAGTGGCCCGGCAGCTCATCGACGGCGGCGCCCGGCTCGACTCCCGGAGCAACGAGGGTTGGACGGCCCTGGGTCTGGCGCTGAGCCAGGATCGCGTCGCCATCATCGACGCTCTCCTGGCGGCGGGTGTGGACGTGAATTCGGTAGCCCCCGGCGGCCAGTCGTTCCTGGGAATGGCCGCCTACCGGGGTCGAATCGAGTCGGTGCGGAAACTGCTGAAACGCGGCGCCCGCGTCGGAACCCGGGGCGCGGGGGGGCAAACGGCTCTCGCCTTCGCGGCGCACCAGGGACTTCCGGAGATCGCGCGGATGCTGCTGGACCAGGGAGCGGCGCCGGACGTTCAGGACGACTCCGGTCGCACTCCTTTGATGCAAGCCGCCTGGAACGGTCACGCCGAAGTGGCGGAACTGCTGCTGGACCGGAAGGCCGGGATCGATCTTCAGGACCGTGAGGGCGTCACCGCCCTGGCCCTCGCGGCGTCACGAGGGCAGACGGATCTGGTCCGGCTGCTGTTGAGCCGCGGCGCGGATGCCGGCATCCGGAACCACCAGGGAAGGACTCCCCTCATGCTGGCTCAAGCGGAAGGCCGAAAGGTCACGGCCAGATTGCTCCAGGAGCAGCAGTAG
- a CDS encoding AbrB/MazE/SpoVT family DNA-binding domain-containing protein has protein sequence MDLAKITARGQTTIPKRIREAANLGEGDVLSFEIEDDHLIVHKVTPGQDTYLGGLSEILSEWISPEDEEAWRDL, from the coding sequence ATGGACCTTGCCAAGATCACCGCACGCGGACAGACGACGATCCCGAAGCGTATCCGGGAGGCGGCAAACCTCGGCGAGGGTGATGTGCTCTCTTTCGAGATCGAGGACGATCATCTGATAGTACACAAGGTGACGCCGGGTCAGGACACCTACCTAGGGGGCCTCTCCGAAATTTTGAGCGAATGGATCTCCCCCGAGGATGAGGAAGCATGGCGTGACCTTTGA
- a CDS encoding type II toxin-antitoxin system PemK/MazF family toxin has translation MTFESLDVVVVPFPFTDRWAAKRRPALIVSSANFNRNHEQSILSMITSAGSNWPSDVAIQDWREAGLNVPCKIRFKLFTLDDNLVVRKLGRLSEQDGEAVKKALGDVLTQS, from the coding sequence GTGACCTTTGAGTCGCTCGATGTGGTCGTCGTCCCCTTTCCCTTTACGGATCGTTGGGCCGCAAAGCGGCGGCCCGCCTTGATCGTCTCATCGGCAAACTTCAATCGGAATCATGAACAGTCGATCCTGTCCATGATCACCTCGGCTGGGAGCAATTGGCCGAGCGACGTGGCAATCCAGGACTGGCGGGAAGCAGGCCTCAACGTGCCCTGCAAAATCCGTTTCAAGCTCTTCACGCTCGATGACAATCTGGTCGTTCGCAAACTCGGGAGGTTGTCGGAACAAGATGGCGAAGCAGTGAAGAAAGCACTGGGAGATGTCCTGACGCAATCCTGA
- a CDS encoding Nramp family divalent metal transporter gives MTDTTPQNSSPDSGAGSFRAPHPGSKEMPRWQTGKLVNAPVFTRRNWFQLLGPGLILGGGAIGGGEWLMGPAVTAKYGGALMWLATLSIMSQVLYNIEISRYTLYTGEPIFTGKFRTLPGPRFWLIAYIFLDFGAVFPYLAANAATPLAAVLLGGVLPDPLNNDAHWWLLRILGYLIFLAALVPLLIGGKIYNSLRAVMTFKIVVVLGFLSILGIFHSSLSTWTEIFGGFLKFGSVPVGGAETENIFVSLVNKGTVPEIDFSTIALLAAFAAIAGSGGLSNAPISNYTRDQGWGMGRHVGAIPSVIGGHNLSLSHVGMVFEVTRSSLGRFRQWYRHVCRDQLAVWMPACFLGLALPSMLSVQFLPRGTEASSWVAAGMTASGVRDHVGAAWGADAGVLFWYLTMFCGFLVLAPTMATSADGVIRRWVDVFWTSSARLRKLDPSRIRIVYFKVLAGYAVFGLIMLSVAPPLELLKIATNIFNYALGVSCFHTLAVNVTLLPPDLRPGWAMRIGMFLAGSFFTLLAIVTTLSLVGVL, from the coding sequence ATGACAGATACGACGCCGCAGAACTCGTCTCCCGACTCGGGCGCCGGTAGCTTCCGGGCGCCCCATCCCGGGTCCAAGGAGATGCCGCGATGGCAGACCGGCAAGCTGGTGAATGCGCCCGTCTTCACGAGACGAAACTGGTTCCAGTTGCTGGGTCCCGGTCTGATCCTGGGAGGAGGCGCCATCGGCGGGGGCGAATGGCTGATGGGTCCCGCCGTCACGGCCAAGTACGGCGGCGCTCTCATGTGGCTCGCCACCCTGAGCATCATGAGCCAGGTTCTCTACAACATCGAGATCAGCCGCTACACCCTCTACACGGGGGAACCGATCTTCACCGGCAAGTTCCGCACCCTGCCTGGACCCAGGTTCTGGCTCATCGCCTACATATTCCTGGATTTCGGAGCCGTCTTCCCTTACCTGGCGGCCAACGCGGCCACCCCGCTGGCCGCCGTCCTCCTGGGGGGAGTCCTTCCGGACCCGCTGAACAACGACGCCCACTGGTGGCTCCTGAGGATCCTGGGCTATCTGATTTTTCTGGCGGCCCTGGTGCCGCTGCTCATCGGCGGCAAGATCTACAACTCGCTCCGGGCGGTGATGACCTTCAAGATCGTGGTCGTCCTGGGGTTTCTCTCGATCCTGGGGATCTTCCACTCCAGCCTCTCCACCTGGACCGAGATTTTCGGCGGCTTCCTCAAGTTCGGTTCGGTGCCCGTCGGCGGGGCCGAGACCGAGAACATCTTCGTCTCGCTGGTGAACAAGGGGACGGTGCCCGAGATCGACTTCAGCACCATCGCCCTCCTGGCGGCATTCGCCGCCATCGCCGGCAGCGGGGGGCTCTCCAATGCTCCCATCAGCAACTACACCAGGGATCAGGGTTGGGGAATGGGCCGTCACGTGGGAGCCATCCCCAGCGTCATCGGCGGGCACAACCTGAGCCTGTCCCACGTGGGTATGGTCTTCGAGGTGACGCGCAGTTCCCTGGGGAGATTCCGCCAATGGTACCGGCACGTGTGCCGTGATCAATTGGCCGTCTGGATGCCCGCCTGCTTTCTGGGCCTGGCCCTGCCCAGCATGCTGAGCGTGCAGTTCCTGCCCCGGGGCACGGAAGCCAGCAGTTGGGTGGCTGCCGGCATGACGGCGTCCGGCGTGCGCGACCACGTGGGGGCGGCCTGGGGTGCGGATGCCGGCGTGCTCTTCTGGTACCTCACCATGTTCTGCGGTTTTCTGGTCCTGGCTCCCACCATGGCGACCTCGGCCGACGGAGTCATCCGCCGGTGGGTGGACGTCTTCTGGACCTCCAGCGCGCGACTGCGCAAGCTGGACCCGAGCCGGATCCGAATCGTCTATTTCAAGGTGCTGGCCGGCTACGCCGTTTTCGGCCTCATCATGCTCTCGGTGGCGCCGCCGCTGGAACTCTTGAAGATCGCCACCAACATCTTCAACTATGCCCTGGGGGTGAGCTGCTTCCACACGCTGGCCGTCAACGTCACCCTGCTGCCCCCGGATCTGCGCCCCGGCTGGGCCATGCGAATAGGAATGTTCCTGGCGGGATCCTTCTTCACACTGCTGGCTATCGTCACCACGCTGAGCCTGGTGGGGGTTCTGTGA
- a CDS encoding RraA family protein: MSLIQTLNRLIEYDTALLANTIGFIDPTPPEEFYMSGSIQSVTPSLGPSVGVAVTCKLDSSTPGRRPDLSGFWEMVNHIDKMEEPAVWVCEAVGSRPEHECVFGDGMAKALDVAGCSALVTNGGVRDIPGLMSIPFAAYSRGLTIHHCALTVSEVNEPVQVGGIRVNPGDIIHANNEGVIKIPASCLRILPEKAGQMVVFEKEAHEIMRRPDLPPLEKPKETAQLLKKFGF; the protein is encoded by the coding sequence ATGTCCCTGATTCAGACCTTGAACCGGCTCATCGAATACGACACGGCACTGCTCGCCAACACCATCGGATTCATCGACCCGACTCCCCCCGAGGAGTTCTACATGTCGGGCTCCATCCAATCGGTCACCCCTTCCCTGGGGCCCAGCGTGGGAGTGGCCGTCACCTGCAAGCTGGACAGCAGCACACCGGGAAGAAGGCCGGACCTGAGCGGGTTCTGGGAGATGGTGAACCATATCGACAAGATGGAGGAACCGGCAGTGTGGGTGTGCGAGGCGGTCGGCTCCCGGCCGGAGCACGAGTGCGTGTTCGGGGATGGAATGGCCAAGGCGCTCGACGTCGCCGGTTGCAGCGCCCTCGTGACCAATGGCGGCGTCAGAGACATTCCCGGACTCATGAGCATTCCCTTCGCCGCCTATTCTCGAGGCCTCACCATCCATCACTGTGCGCTGACGGTCTCGGAAGTGAACGAGCCGGTTCAGGTCGGCGGCATCCGGGTGAACCCGGGAGACATCATCCACGCCAACAACGAAGGGGTCATCAAGATCCCCGCCAGTTGCCTCCGGATCCTGCCCGAGAAGGCGGGACAGATGGTCGTCTTCGAGAAGGAGGCGCACGAGATCATGCGCCGGCCCGATCTGCCTCCTCTGGAGAAACCGAAAGAGACGGCCCAACTTCTGAAGAAATTCGGGTTCTGA
- a CDS encoding TIM barrel protein — protein MSNGRADAERTGRREFLAGLGTGLLAAAGTRLEGKPSRQGGPLADPDWTYCIFSKHLQWLDYRELGVAVSRLGFDGVDLTVRPTGHVLPEKVRTDLPGAVSAVAESGVTVPTITTAITRPDGPGTREILETASGLGIPFYRLGYYRYPEEKEISETLAEIRKSLTGLADLNRRFRICGDYQNHAGASHFGAALWDLREALEGLPSRWLGCQFDIRHATVEGGLAWPTNFRALAGQIHTVVVKDFRWKETSDGWKVENCPLGEGMVPVGPFLALLLKSGFAGPISLHCEYSLGGAERGRRRLTMDRERVLESIGKDLATLKRLVGEAAASVG, from the coding sequence ATGAGCAACGGTCGGGCAGACGCGGAAAGAACCGGACGCCGGGAATTCCTCGCCGGGCTGGGGACTGGCCTGTTGGCGGCCGCCGGCACCCGGCTCGAGGGCAAACCCTCCCGTCAGGGTGGGCCGCTGGCCGACCCCGATTGGACGTACTGCATCTTTTCCAAGCATCTGCAGTGGCTGGACTATCGGGAATTGGGCGTGGCCGTGTCCCGACTCGGCTTCGACGGAGTCGACCTCACCGTCCGTCCCACAGGGCATGTTCTGCCCGAAAAAGTGAGGACGGATCTTCCCGGGGCGGTGTCGGCGGTTGCGGAATCGGGTGTCACCGTTCCCACGATAACGACGGCCATTACCCGTCCGGATGGACCGGGAACCCGGGAGATCCTGGAGACCGCCAGCGGCCTGGGGATCCCGTTCTATCGGCTGGGTTACTATCGCTACCCGGAAGAGAAGGAGATTTCGGAAACGTTGGCGGAGATCAGGAAGAGCCTGACCGGCTTGGCCGATCTGAATCGAAGGTTCCGGATCTGCGGCGACTATCAAAACCACGCCGGCGCGTCCCATTTTGGAGCGGCGTTGTGGGACCTGCGCGAGGCGCTGGAGGGACTCCCCAGCCGCTGGCTCGGCTGCCAGTTCGACATTCGCCACGCCACCGTGGAAGGGGGGCTCGCCTGGCCCACCAACTTCAGGGCTCTGGCCGGCCAAATCCACACCGTGGTGGTGAAAGACTTCAGGTGGAAGGAGACGTCCGATGGGTGGAAGGTGGAAAACTGCCCGTTGGGCGAGGGAATGGTTCCAGTCGGCCCCTTTCTGGCCCTTTTGTTGAAATCGGGATTCGCAGGTCCCATCAGCCTCCACTGCGAATACTCCCTCGGCGGCGCCGAGCGTGGCCGCCGCCGGCTCACCATGGACCGGGAGCGGGTCCTGGAGTCCATTGGGAAGGACCTGGCGACCCTGAAACGGCTGGTTGGTGAGGCAGCGGCTTCAGTGGGCTGA
- a CDS encoding MoxR family ATPase, with the protein MNIEIREIQKKIDAESVLVERILEEVSKVIVGQEYMVRRLLIGLLTNGHVLLEGVPGLAKTLTVKTLSQTIDTGFQRVQFTPDLLPADLIGTLVYDQSDGSFKTKKGPLFSNLILADEINRSPAKVQSALLEAMQERTVTIGENTFPLDDPFLVLATQNPIEQEGTYPLPEAQVDRFMLKLAVGYPSRMEELEIMRRMSGNSAPEAAPVVSPEEIRRARDAVQEIYMDAKIQRYIVDIVFATRTPGECGMDELVDLINFGASPRASIFLARAARAHAFLDHRAYVTPEDVRAIGMDVLRHRVILTYEAEAEEVTAEDVVRKVLDNVEVP; encoded by the coding sequence ATGAACATCGAGATCCGGGAGATCCAAAAGAAAATCGACGCCGAAAGCGTCCTGGTGGAGCGAATTCTCGAGGAGGTTTCCAAGGTGATCGTGGGCCAGGAATACATGGTCCGGCGCCTGCTCATCGGGCTCCTCACCAATGGGCATGTGCTGCTGGAGGGGGTGCCCGGCCTGGCCAAGACCCTGACGGTCAAGACCCTCTCCCAGACCATCGACACCGGGTTTCAACGGGTTCAGTTCACACCCGACCTGCTCCCCGCGGATCTCATCGGCACGCTGGTCTACGATCAGAGCGACGGCAGCTTCAAGACCAAGAAGGGACCCCTCTTTTCCAACCTGATTCTGGCCGACGAGATCAATCGTTCGCCGGCCAAGGTCCAGTCGGCGCTGCTGGAGGCCATGCAGGAGCGGACCGTGACCATCGGCGAGAACACATTTCCCCTGGACGACCCGTTTCTGGTCCTGGCGACGCAGAATCCCATCGAGCAGGAGGGCACCTACCCCCTTCCGGAGGCACAGGTGGACCGCTTCATGTTGAAGCTGGCGGTGGGGTATCCGTCGCGCATGGAGGAATTGGAGATCATGCGCCGCATGTCCGGAAACTCCGCTCCCGAGGCCGCACCCGTAGTGTCGCCGGAGGAGATCCGCCGCGCCCGGGACGCGGTGCAGGAAATCTACATGGACGCCAAGATCCAACGGTATATCGTCGACATCGTCTTCGCGACGCGAACTCCCGGCGAGTGCGGCATGGACGAGCTGGTCGACCTGATCAATTTCGGCGCTTCTCCCAGGGCCTCCATCTTTCTGGCTCGCGCGGCCCGGGCCCATGCCTTCCTGGACCATCGCGCCTACGTGACACCCGAAGACGTCCGGGCCATCGGCATGGACGTGCTCAGGCACCGTGTCATTCTGACCTACGAGGCGGAGGCCGAAGAGGTGACCGCCGAGGACGTGGTCCGCAAGGTCCTGGACAACGTGGAAGTGCCATGA
- a CDS encoding DUF58 domain-containing protein, whose amino-acid sequence MIPREILRKVRRLEIATRGLVNNVFSGEYHSVFKGRGMSFAEVREYQIGDDVRTIDWNVTARMDRPYVKLFDEERDLTVMLLVDASLSGEFGSGERMKGEVAVEICALLAFSAIKNNDKVGLIIFTDQIEKFVPPRKGRSHVLRVLRELLYFQPRNQATDIGLALEYLMRVIRRRSIVFLVSDFLADGFHRGLRVANRRHDVVAVRVRDPRERELPRVGFVEFEDAETGEQLILNTNDPEVREAFKAQVRREDEELRSFLNSISVDSIEVDSDRSYLELLIRFFRTRSRRLRR is encoded by the coding sequence ATGATTCCACGCGAGATCCTACGCAAGGTGCGCCGTCTCGAGATCGCCACTCGAGGCTTGGTGAACAACGTCTTTTCGGGTGAATACCATTCGGTGTTCAAGGGACGCGGCATGAGCTTTGCCGAGGTCCGCGAGTACCAGATCGGGGACGACGTCCGGACCATCGACTGGAACGTGACGGCCCGGATGGATCGTCCCTACGTCAAGCTGTTCGACGAGGAGAGGGACTTGACGGTGATGCTCCTGGTAGACGCCAGCCTTTCGGGCGAGTTCGGGTCCGGAGAGCGCATGAAGGGAGAGGTCGCCGTCGAAATCTGCGCTCTGCTGGCATTTTCCGCCATCAAGAACAACGACAAGGTGGGCCTGATCATCTTCACCGACCAGATCGAGAAATTTGTGCCTCCCCGCAAGGGCCGCTCCCACGTGCTCCGGGTCCTTCGGGAGCTGCTGTATTTCCAGCCCCGGAATCAGGCTACCGACATCGGTCTGGCCCTTGAGTACCTGATGCGGGTCATCCGCAGAAGAAGCATCGTCTTCCTGGTGTCGGACTTCCTCGCGGACGGGTTCCATCGCGGGCTCCGGGTCGCCAACCGGCGGCATGACGTGGTGGCCGTCCGGGTCCGGGACCCCAGGGAACGGGAGCTTCCGCGAGTGGGTTTCGTCGAGTTCGAGGATGCCGAGACGGGAGAGCAACTGATTCTCAACACCAATGACCCGGAGGTTCGAGAGGCGTTCAAGGCCCAGGTTCGCCGGGAGGACGAAGAACTCCGGAGCTTCCTCAACTCCATCAGCGTCGACAGCATCGAGGTGGATTCGGACCGCAGCTATCTGGAGTTGTTGATCCGGTTCTTCCGGACCCGGAGCCGGCGGTTGCGGCGATGA
- a CDS encoding BatD family protein, with protein sequence MRHRIIPIAILIFCLPALPGQSPVQLDSRVDPAQVTVGDLIRLTLTVTADPGVEVDLPEPDPDMGEFEVLGHEVAGPVEDDGRRIWTVVYTLALYKTGSFEIPPVAVSYRGEGVQAGSVRTQEHSVRVESTLSDDSKDILDIKGPLEIPRSLWSLWPWFAAALGLAALIFLYLRRKGGEAPSAVSREPRLSPYDEAYQALRRLRDSGLLEEGQLKPYFTRLSEIIRRYLERRYLIQAMESTTTQLLDQLRKMSLALDELKLFRDFFPCCDLVKFAKYAPTVPEQERITELAFRILEVTRPTEPVLPATEESTPESAGHQRRDRRRHGQD encoded by the coding sequence ATGAGACACCGCATTATTCCGATCGCGATCCTGATCTTCTGCCTGCCGGCGTTGCCGGGGCAATCCCCCGTCCAGTTGGATTCCCGGGTGGATCCGGCACAGGTCACCGTGGGAGATCTGATTCGCCTCACCTTGACGGTGACGGCGGACCCCGGCGTGGAAGTGGACCTGCCCGAACCGGACCCCGATATGGGCGAGTTCGAGGTCCTCGGCCATGAGGTCGCGGGTCCGGTCGAGGATGACGGGCGCCGGATCTGGACCGTGGTCTACACTCTGGCTCTCTACAAGACGGGCAGTTTCGAGATTCCTCCGGTGGCGGTGAGCTACCGTGGCGAGGGTGTCCAGGCCGGATCGGTCCGGACCCAGGAGCATTCGGTTCGGGTCGAGAGCACCCTGTCTGACGATTCCAAGGACATTTTGGACATCAAAGGGCCGCTGGAGATTCCGCGAAGCCTCTGGTCCCTGTGGCCCTGGTTCGCCGCCGCCCTGGGTCTGGCGGCCCTGATCTTCCTGTATCTTCGCCGGAAAGGGGGTGAGGCCCCGTCGGCGGTCTCGCGGGAACCCCGGCTCTCGCCGTATGATGAAGCCTATCAGGCGCTCCGCCGGCTCCGGGACTCGGGACTGCTGGAAGAGGGTCAACTGAAGCCGTATTTCACCCGGCTCTCGGAGATCATCCGCCGCTACCTGGAACGGCGGTATCTGATTCAGGCCATGGAGTCGACGACCACGCAGCTCCTGGACCAATTGCGGAAGATGTCTCTCGCCCTGGATGAGTTGAAACTGTTTCGGGACTTCTTCCCCTGCTGCGACCTGGTCAAATTCGCCAAATACGCCCCTACGGTTCCGGAGCAGGAGCGGATCACAGAATTGGCTTTCCGAATTCTGGAAGTGACCCGCCCCACGGAACCGGTTTTGCCTGCTACGGAGGAGTCCACGCCGGAATCCGCGGGACATCAGCGACGGGATCGTCGCCGCCACGGACAAGATTGA